Proteins encoded together in one Thermococcus barophilus MP window:
- a CDS encoding DUF4152 family protein gives MRIVSADTGGAVLDGAYEPIGLIATAAVLIEKPFKTATMSIVKYADPFNYDLSGREAIKDEVFLAIKLAKKVKPDVIHLDSSLGGIELRKLDDPTIDALRISDRGKAIWHELSKDLQPLAKRFWEDTGIEILAIGKDSVAVRIAEIYAGIYSAKWAIEYAREEGSIRIGLPRYMKVEIHESRIYGESLDPREGGLYGEIESNNEGIGWELYPNPVARTFMVLEVWRE, from the coding sequence ATGAGAATAGTTTCAGCCGACACTGGGGGAGCTGTGCTTGATGGAGCCTATGAACCAATAGGACTGATAGCAACTGCAGCTGTGCTCATTGAAAAACCCTTCAAAACGGCAACAATGAGCATAGTGAAATACGCTGACCCGTTCAACTACGATCTAAGCGGGAGAGAGGCGATTAAAGATGAAGTGTTCTTAGCCATAAAGCTCGCTAAAAAAGTTAAACCAGATGTTATTCATTTAGATTCAAGCTTAGGTGGAATAGAACTCAGAAAACTTGATGATCCAACAATAGATGCGTTAAGAATCTCGGATAGGGGCAAAGCAATATGGCATGAGCTGAGCAAAGATTTACAGCCTTTAGCAAAGCGTTTTTGGGAAGACACTGGGATAGAGATTTTGGCAATTGGGAAGGACAGCGTAGCTGTTAGGATTGCAGAAATTTACGCTGGAATTTACTCAGCAAAATGGGCAATAGAATATGCAAGAGAAGAAGGGAGCATAAGGATTGGTTTGCCAAGGTACATGAAAGTTGAAATTCATGAAAGCAGAATTTACGGTGAAAGCTTAGATCCCAGAGAAGGTGGATTGTATGGAGAAATAGAGTCGAATAATGAAGGAATTGGCTGGGAGCTTTATCCTAACCCGGTAGCAAGGACGTTCATGGTGCTGGAAGTGTGGAGAGAATAA
- a CDS encoding AI-2E family transporter, whose protein sequence is MKAELLVWGGIVIAILYLAWSTVSQLLSPIFFAAILTYAVYPIHKHLSSRLSIKKSALILTAFLILIATGITIELILIFKNVLMSFYEDVIAFISWSQTFTFPFGLTNVIQKFYAQFTPKFSEYILSYTFSIPKYLLQLVIFVVMFYYFLVSSEAIRRQISLLLPQENKELANKLLKRADLTLQALIRAWLLLNIAKGILMTLGFIVFQVSDVPTAVIAGFLTVLFSFVPLFEGWMIWLAGAIYLFKNGNVITAILLAVYGFVFVSPLPDFTVRPKLVAKGAQLDEVMVLVGMIGGAWSFGVKGLIIGPIVLNLVVALLKEWRKITT, encoded by the coding sequence ATGAAGGCAGAATTATTAGTTTGGGGAGGTATTGTCATAGCAATACTTTACTTGGCATGGAGCACAGTCTCACAGTTGCTGTCCCCAATTTTCTTCGCTGCGATTCTTACATATGCTGTTTATCCTATTCATAAACACCTTTCGAGCAGGTTAAGTATCAAGAAATCAGCACTGATATTGACTGCTTTCCTAATTCTTATTGCAACGGGCATTACAATTGAGCTAATTTTAATATTCAAAAATGTGTTAATGTCCTTCTATGAAGATGTCATTGCCTTTATATCTTGGAGCCAGACATTCACATTTCCTTTTGGACTAACCAACGTGATTCAGAAATTCTATGCACAGTTTACCCCCAAGTTCTCTGAGTACATACTATCATACACATTCTCGATTCCGAAATACCTTCTGCAGCTTGTCATATTTGTTGTCATGTTCTATTATTTTCTTGTGAGCTCTGAAGCCATTAGGAGACAAATTTCTTTGCTTTTGCCTCAAGAGAATAAAGAATTAGCAAATAAACTGTTGAAAAGAGCGGATTTAACACTCCAGGCGCTCATTAGGGCCTGGCTTCTTCTCAATATTGCTAAGGGCATTTTGATGACGCTTGGATTCATAGTCTTTCAGGTTTCAGACGTTCCAACTGCAGTAATTGCCGGATTTTTAACTGTACTTTTTAGCTTTGTCCCGCTTTTTGAAGGCTGGATGATATGGTTAGCTGGTGCCATATACCTCTTTAAGAATGGAAATGTGATAACGGCAATTCTATTAGCCGTTTATGGGTTTGTATTCGTGTCTCCACTTCCGGATTTTACAGTGAGACCAAAGCTCGTTGCAAAAGGGGCACAGCTCGATGAGGTCATGGTTCTTGTTGGAATGATAGGGGGAGCATGGAGCTTTGGGGTTAAAGGATTGATAATAGGCCCGATCGTGCTGAACTTGGTGGTGGCGCTGTTAAAAGAATGGAGAAAAATTACAACGTGA
- the iorA gene encoding indolepyruvate ferredoxin oxidoreductase subunit alpha, which yields MRKLLMGNEAIAYGALESGISFATGYPGTPSTEVIETIARLNPEVFAEWAPNEKVALEEAAGVSYAGLRSLVTMKCVGLNVAADPLMSLAYSGVEGGLVILVADDPGPHTSQTEQDDRYYGKLSLLPVLEPYDPQEAHDLIKYAYGLSEKYKVPVLFRTTTRVNHTTADVEVGEFIKLERKPVFKKDIQRYVRASMKGNLERHKWLNKTLREIEKEFETLKFNWVEGEGRIGIIAEGAPYNYVKEVVPKIGENFKILKFSTPHPLPKKLVVDFLKSVDMVIVVEDGAPFLEEEVKIVAYEEGLNVPIYGKRTGHLPLEGELTPSLVRNALLKLLGKEAQSYEKPKEVKEAEKLAPSRPPTMCPGCPHRGSYRALLDALRELKFKRDEIPIHGDIGCYALSLLPPLEAIWTEYVMGASISLANGQSIAFGKKIVATIGDSTFFHNGIQPLVDAVYKNLDVLVMILDNRTTAMTGHQPHPGTGGSETGRKFNEIDIEALVKALGVKYVKTVDPYDLKATREAIKEAMQVKGPAVIIAKRECIIPVIRRGEIGETPTVIEDKCVGCKACILLTGCPALVYDPETNKVRIDPLICTGCGICNQLCPFEAIKFPSEIGKKE from the coding sequence ATGAGGAAACTTTTGATGGGTAATGAAGCTATCGCTTATGGGGCTTTGGAGAGCGGAATTTCTTTTGCAACTGGTTATCCCGGGACTCCATCAACCGAGGTCATCGAAACGATAGCACGCCTAAACCCTGAGGTTTTTGCCGAGTGGGCACCCAATGAGAAAGTTGCTTTAGAAGAAGCAGCTGGCGTTTCTTACGCTGGGCTTAGAAGTTTGGTAACTATGAAGTGTGTTGGCTTAAACGTTGCCGCTGATCCTCTCATGAGCTTAGCTTATTCTGGCGTTGAAGGTGGATTAGTTATTCTCGTTGCAGATGACCCTGGGCCGCACACTTCTCAAACGGAGCAGGATGATAGGTATTACGGAAAATTATCACTTTTACCGGTTCTTGAGCCTTATGATCCCCAAGAAGCTCATGATTTGATCAAATATGCCTATGGGCTCAGTGAGAAATACAAAGTTCCTGTGCTGTTCAGAACTACGACAAGGGTAAACCACACAACTGCTGACGTTGAAGTTGGTGAGTTCATTAAGCTTGAGAGAAAGCCGGTGTTCAAGAAGGACATACAAAGGTATGTGAGAGCCTCAATGAAAGGCAACTTGGAGAGGCATAAATGGCTGAACAAGACGCTTAGAGAAATTGAAAAAGAGTTTGAAACTTTAAAATTCAACTGGGTTGAAGGTGAAGGAAGAATAGGAATTATTGCTGAAGGAGCTCCATACAACTACGTAAAAGAGGTTGTTCCAAAGATTGGTGAAAACTTTAAAATCTTAAAGTTCTCAACCCCGCATCCTCTTCCAAAGAAACTGGTGGTCGATTTTCTTAAGAGCGTTGATATGGTGATAGTTGTTGAGGATGGGGCACCTTTCTTGGAGGAAGAGGTTAAAATTGTGGCATATGAGGAAGGGCTTAACGTTCCAATATATGGGAAGAGAACTGGTCATTTGCCCCTCGAAGGAGAGCTAACGCCAAGCTTGGTTAGAAACGCCCTTTTGAAGCTTCTTGGAAAGGAAGCCCAAAGCTACGAGAAGCCCAAGGAAGTGAAGGAAGCAGAGAAACTGGCACCTTCAAGACCCCCAACAATGTGTCCGGGCTGTCCCCATCGTGGCTCTTATAGAGCTCTGCTCGATGCTCTTAGGGAGCTTAAGTTCAAGAGGGATGAGATACCAATACATGGGGATATTGGATGCTATGCCCTCTCACTTCTGCCGCCACTTGAGGCTATCTGGACGGAATATGTTATGGGAGCAAGTATAAGCTTGGCAAACGGCCAGAGCATAGCTTTTGGCAAGAAAATTGTTGCTACAATTGGAGACTCAACATTCTTCCACAACGGAATACAGCCCTTAGTGGATGCTGTGTATAAGAATCTTGATGTCCTCGTGATGATTCTTGACAACAGAACAACGGCAATGACTGGACACCAGCCTCACCCCGGAACTGGTGGAAGTGAAACAGGGAGGAAATTCAATGAGATTGACATTGAGGCATTGGTCAAAGCTTTAGGAGTCAAATACGTCAAAACAGTTGATCCGTATGATTTGAAGGCAACGAGAGAAGCAATAAAAGAGGCGATGCAGGTTAAGGGGCCAGCGGTTATCATAGCTAAGAGGGAGTGCATAATTCCAGTGATTAGGAGAGGGGAGATAGGAGAGACACCGACAGTAATTGAAGACAAATGTGTTGGATGTAAGGCTTGCATTCTTCTGACTGGATGCCCTGCACTGGTTTATGACCCAGAGACCAACAAAGTCAGAATTGACCCGCTGATATGTACGGGCTGTGGTATATGCAATCAGCTTTGTCCGTTTGAGGCAATAAAGTTCCCAAGTGAAATAGGAAAGAAGGAGTAA